In Nitrospirota bacterium, the following proteins share a genomic window:
- a CDS encoding type II toxin-antitoxin system RelE/ParE family toxin encodes MPKLTPTKLFLKDIESLKSKKQLWKKITKALAFLEENPLHPGLHIERIINDPTAWSVRVDKRYRISLEPEKHHHSRNPDWSGGILLLRILDHDDLYKHPR; translated from the coding sequence GTGCCGAAGCTGACGCCGACTAAGCTTTTTCTTAAAGATATTGAATCTCTTAAATCAAAAAAACAACTCTGGAAAAAAATCACAAAGGCTCTTGCCTTTTTAGAAGAAAACCCCTTACATCCCGGGTTGCATATAGAACGAATTATCAACGATCCAACCGCCTGGTCTGTTCGTGTTGACAAACGGTACAGAATTTCACTCGAACCAGAAAAACATCACCATTCAAGAAATCCTGACTGGTCAGGTGGGATACTGCTTTTGCGTATTCTTGATCACGACGACCTTTATAAGCATCCAAGATAA
- a CDS encoding AbrB/MazE/SpoVT family DNA-binding domain-containing protein — translation MLISIDKRGSINLPASLRKQMKLERGSYLDLEVMEGGTIVLNPVAVYPTVQLSEQGLKKLQEARKSGKTEMPEWLKKEIKSAEADAD, via the coding sequence ATGCTTATCTCTATTGACAAACGGGGCAGTATTAATCTACCTGCTTCCCTGCGAAAACAGATGAAGCTTGAAAGAGGCAGTTATCTTGATCTGGAGGTGATGGAGGGAGGAACGATTGTACTCAATCCGGTGGCCGTGTATCCAACAGTGCAGTTGAGCGAACAGGGTTTGAAAAAGCTGCAGGAGGCCAGGAAAAGCGGTAAAACAGAAATGCCTGAATGGCTTAAGAAGGAAATAAAGAGTGCCGAAGCTGACGCCGACTAA